In the genome of Mixta calida, the window GTGATCGTTATCGGCGGGCCGCTGCTGGCCGTGGCCTTTAACCGTCTGCGTCAGCGCGGCTGGCGCATCGATATTCCGCTGCAGTTCGCCAGCTCGCTGTTCTGCATCGGGCTGGGAATGCTGGTACTGCCGCTCGGCATTATGCTGGCAGGCGGCGACGGCATGGTGGCGTTTAAATGGATCTTCTTCAGCTACCTGCTGCAAAGCATTGGCGAGCTGCTGATTTCGCCGATCGGCTACGCGATGATCGGCAAGCTGGCGCCGACCCGCTATCAGGGCATCATGATGGGCTGCTGGATGATGGTGACCGGCGTAGCGTCAGTGCTGGCGGGCTACGTCTCGGCGCTGATGCCGGAAAACAGCGGCAGCAGCGCCGTGCTGACCAACCCTGGCTACAGCCACATCTTTAGTCTGTTGGGCTGGGGCGCCGCCGCCGTCGGCCTGGTGATGCTCTGCCTGATGCCGCTGCTGCGCAGACTGATCCAGCCTGTCGCGCCGTCGGCATAACCGCCACCGGGCTTGCGTCGCCCGACGCAAGCCCGATCATTTTTTACTTGCCAGCGCCTCCGTTTTCCCTGAGCCTTGGGGAAAAATAACGATAAGGAGGCATTATGGACATCATCTTCTGGCATCCTACCTTTAACCCGGAAAAGTGGCGACAGGGGCTGAAACAGCGTCTGCCGCAGGCGCGTTTGCGTCCCTGGCAGCCGGACGATAAGGCGCATGCCGACTATGCGCTGGTGCGCAGCGCGCCGGTGGAGATGCTGCGCGGTCGCGGCGGTCTGAAAGCGATCTTCGCCATCGGCGCAGGCGTCGATGATATTTTGGGACAGCTGCAACATCATCCCGATATGATCGATCCCGCCGTGCCGCTGTTTCGCCTGGAAGATACCGGCATGGGGTTGCAGATGCAGGAGTACGCCGTGCATACCCTGTTGGGCTGGTTCCGTCGTTTCGACGACTACCGGCGTCAGCAACAGCAGGCGCTCTGGCAGCCGCTGCCCAACTACCGTCGTGAAAACTTTACCGTCGGCATTCTCGGCGCGGGCGTGCTGGGGCTGAGCGTGGCGGAAAGCCTGAAGCCCTGGGGATTCCCGCTGCGCTGCTGGAGCCGCTCGCCGAAACAGCTGAATGGGATTGAAAGCTTCCACGGCGAGGCGCAGCTGAATGATTTTCTCTCCGGCACCCAGGTGCTGATCAACCTGTTGCCGAACACGCCGCAAACCGTCGGTATCATTAATCGCCAGCTGCTCGATCGCCTGAATGACGGCGCGTTTGTGATGAACCTGGCGCGCGGCGCGCATGTCGTGGAGGACGATCTGCTGGCGGCGCTGAACAGCGAAAAAATCAAGGGCGCGGCGCTGGATGTTTTCGTCAACGAACCGCTTACGCCCGATCACCCGTTCTGGCATCATCCGCGCGTCACGTTAACCCCGCATAATGCCGCCGTCACCCTGCAAAGCGAAGCGATGGACTATATCGCCGACGCGATCCGCCAACTTGAGGCGGGCCAGCAGCCGGAAGGACGCGTCGATTTAACGCGCGGCTATTAACTGTCACTACGGCAGCGCGCCTGCCGTCTCTTTTTAAAGGAGAAAAAGCTGAATGTATCCTGTTGATCTACATATGCATACCGTCGCCAGCACCCACGCCTACAGTACGCTGCATGACTATATCGCCGCCGCGAAGCAAAACGGCATCAAACTGTTCGCTATCACCGATCACGGCCCTGATATGGCCGATGCGCCGCACTACTGGCACTTTATCAATATGCACGTCTGGCCGCGCGTGGTGGATGGCATCGGCATTTTGCGCGGCATCGAAGCGAATATTAAAAATAACGAGGGCGAAATCGACTGCACTGGCCGTATGCTTGACGCGATGGATCTGGTGGTGGCGGGCTTTCACGAGCCCGTTTACGCGCCGCGCGATAAGGCGTCGCACACCGAGGCGATGATCGCCACGATGGCCAGCGGCAACGTGCATATTATCTCTCATCCCGGCAATCCGAAGTTCCCGGTCGATATTCCGGCCATTGCCGCCGCCGCGGCGGAATATAATGTGGCGCTGGAGATCAACAACTCCTCCTTTACCCATTCGCGTCCCGGCAGCGAACCTAACTGCCGCGCCATCGCCGAAGCGGTACGCGACGCTGGCGGCCTGCTGGCGTTCGGCTCCGATTCCCATACCGCTTTTACCCTGGGGAACTTCGAACATTGCCTGCGCATTACGCGCGAGGTGGATTTTCCTGAGGATCGCGTGTTAAATGTCACGCCGCGCCGCCTGCTCGATTTTCTTGAAATGCGGGGCGGGAAGCCTCTCGACGCCTTTGCTGATTTTTAACGGCGGCGTT includes:
- the ghrA gene encoding glyoxylate/hydroxypyruvate reductase GhrA, which codes for MDIIFWHPTFNPEKWRQGLKQRLPQARLRPWQPDDKAHADYALVRSAPVEMLRGRGGLKAIFAIGAGVDDILGQLQHHPDMIDPAVPLFRLEDTGMGLQMQEYAVHTLLGWFRRFDDYRRQQQQALWQPLPNYRRENFTVGILGAGVLGLSVAESLKPWGFPLRCWSRSPKQLNGIESFHGEAQLNDFLSGTQVLINLLPNTPQTVGIINRQLLDRLNDGAFVMNLARGAHVVEDDLLAALNSEKIKGAALDVFVNEPLTPDHPFWHHPRVTLTPHNAAVTLQSEAMDYIADAIRQLEAGQQPEGRVDLTRGY
- a CDS encoding phosphatase — protein: MYPVDLHMHTVASTHAYSTLHDYIAAAKQNGIKLFAITDHGPDMADAPHYWHFINMHVWPRVVDGIGILRGIEANIKNNEGEIDCTGRMLDAMDLVVAGFHEPVYAPRDKASHTEAMIATMASGNVHIISHPGNPKFPVDIPAIAAAAAEYNVALEINNSSFTHSRPGSEPNCRAIAEAVRDAGGLLAFGSDSHTAFTLGNFEHCLRITREVDFPEDRVLNVTPRRLLDFLEMRGGKPLDAFADF